In the Chitinivibrionales bacterium genome, TCTGTGCCTCCTCGGTTTTTCCCTGGTCAAGAAGCGCCCGCACCTTGGCGGCCATGAGGACCGCCTTGGCATTGGCGCGGTCGGCAGCCTCGGCGCGTTCCTGCGGTGCAACGGCAGGCATGGTGTCGCGCTTTGGAGGTGTTATCTCCACCGGCGGAGGCAGCTCGGGTTCAGGCTTGGCCGCAGGCCGCGGAGGTGGCGGCGGCGGAGTCTCAGCAGGCGGCTTTTCCGCAACAGCCGGTTTGGTCGGTGGTGGCGGAGGCGAAGGCGGAGCAGGCGGAGAAGGCGCGGGCGGCGGCGCGGCCACGGGCGCTGGCGCGGGCGGCGCAGGCGCCGGGGCAGACGATAATTCCTTTGTTTCTTCCTCGGCGGGCGAGCTTTCGATGATCGCCTCGTCCACCGGCGCGAGCTCCGCCTCGGAAAGCCCGTATTGTACCGCCAGGGTCTGCCGGTATTCGTTGCCCGCGCTCCGGCCGCTCTTCGCCACGATGGCAAGGTTCACCTTGACGAGCGAATCCACCTTCTGCTTGACGGCCGCGTTGAGCGAGGCGACGCGGGCCTCGTAGCCTTTTTTTTCTTCCTTGGAGAGCGTCTTCTTGTATTTGTCAATTTTAAAGGATATCAGTGAAATCTGCTCGCGCGCCTTGCGCACCTCGCCGGCGGCGATGGCGTCGCTGGCCTTCTTGAAATACCCGTCGAGGTTCGCCGCGATCTCCTGGGGCGTGATGGCGAACAGGTCTTCGCTCGCGGCCCATGCCGGGCCGGGCATCACACCCATAAAAGGCAACGCGAGCAGCACCGCCGCGGCAATGCAACAAAGCGGCCGCGGGGATCGCGCCCTTGACCAAGCGACGCCGATGCCGCCCCTTCGCCTGCTCATAACTTTTTTCCCGAGCCGCCGTGCCCCGACCTGCTCGCGGTGCGAGGGCCCGACGCCTTTTTCTTCACCAGGTACCGTTTGACCCAATAGGTGCTTGACGCCTGCACCTCCATGTCCTTGAAGTGGCACGTGGCGGTCACCTTGCCCTCGGAGTTGAATGGAATGTTTACAAGATACACGAGGATTTTGCCGTTCTTGTCCGTGGTGTAGCAGGAAATGTCGGTGGAACCGGAGTCGATCTCGTTTGCGATGTCGGGCAGTTTGCACGAGAAGTTCCCGGAGGTCGCGGTCAACACGATGATCTGGTTGGGGATCGCGGCGCCGCCGTCGTAGCGCAGCGTTGCCTCCACTTTGCCGTGGCCGACCTGGTCGGCGGAATCGCACGGATACACCGATGTCTTCACAGACAGCCGGATGCCCTCCCCGCCCTCGGCCCATGCGGATGCGGCAAGGGACGAAAGCAGCGCGAGCACCGTCACTATTTTCTTCACGTTAAAACTCCAGGTGTTTCCCGCCCTATGCTTTCCCGTCCTTCTTAATGAACGGCGAAAAAAGCTCTATGGGCAGCGGCAGGATCGCCACCGTGCTGTGTTCGGCTGAAATCTCGCGCATGGTCTGAAGGTAGCGCAGCTGCAGCGCCATGGGCTGGGACGCGATCATGGCGCCCGCCTGCACGAGTTTTTCCGCTGCCTGGAACTCGCCCTCGGAATTGATGATCTTTGCGCGGCGCTCGCGCTCGCTCTCGGCCTGGCCGGCCATGGCGCGCTTCATGGCCTCGGGCAGCATCACGTCCTTCACCTCGACGGTGGTGACCTTGACGCCCCACGGCTCGGTCTGGCGGTCGATGATCTCCTGGAGCCGCTGGTTGATCTTTTCGCGCTGCGCGAGCAGCTCGTCGAGCTCGGCCTGGCCGATCACGCTCCGCAGCGTGGTCTGCGCGATGAGCGACGTGGCCTTGTAGAAATACTCCACCTTGATGATGGCGTCGATGGGATTGATGACGCGGAAGTAAACCACCGCGTCGACGCTCACCGGCACGTTGTCGTGGGTCATCATCTCCTGCTTGGGCACGTCGATGGTGACCACGCGCAGGTCCACCTTCACCATGCGGTCGATGATGGGCCAGAGCCATATAAGTCCGGGCCCCTTGGCCCTCTTGAGCCTCCCCAGCCGGAAAATCACGGCGCGCTCGTACTCGCGCAGCACGCGCACCGCCTGCGGCACCACCACGATGAACAGCACGGCAATGAGCACCACCCAAATCAACATGTGCGACACCATAGTCATACCCCCTGTTTGTTTGGTTTTGGTTTTATTTTCAGCGTGAGTCCCTGAACGCCGATGACTTCGACTGTTTCGCCTTTGTCAACAGGTGTTTCGCTCACCGCGTTCCAGTATTCGCCCTCGAAAAATACCTTGCCGCCCTTCGCGTCCACCGCGGATTCCGCCACCGCGGTCTTGCCTTTCATGGCCTCGGCGCCGGTCTTTTTCGGCGCGAGCTGCGCCCGCAGCCCCGCGCCCACGATAAAGGAAAAGAAACCGGCCGTGATCACCGACGCGGGGATGATCAATGCGAGCGACAGGCGGAACGCGGAGTTTCCCGTGTCAAACAGCATGATGGAGCCGATGATGAAGGC is a window encoding:
- a CDS encoding slipin family protein — its product is MVSHMLIWVVLIAVLFIVVVPQAVRVLREYERAVIFRLGRLKRAKGPGLIWLWPIIDRMVKVDLRVVTIDVPKQEMMTHDNVPVSVDAVVYFRVINPIDAIIKVEYFYKATSLIAQTTLRSVIGQAELDELLAQREKINQRLQEIIDRQTEPWGVKVTTVEVKDVMLPEAMKRAMAGQAESERERRAKIINSEGEFQAAEKLVQAGAMIASQPMALQLRYLQTMREISAEHSTVAILPLPIELFSPFIKKDGKA